In Mastomys coucha isolate ucsf_1 unplaced genomic scaffold, UCSF_Mcou_1 pScaffold20, whole genome shotgun sequence, one DNA window encodes the following:
- the LOC116098522 gene encoding olfactory receptor-like protein OLF3, whose protein sequence is METNNETQMHEFILLGLSGDWDTQVSLFILFLLMYLVTVLGNFLIIVLIRLDSRLHTPMYFFLTNLSLVDVSYATSIVPQLLAHFLATQKSIPFLSCAAQLFFSLGLGGIEFLLLAVMAYDRYVAVCDPLRYSVIMHAGLCTWLAIASWVSGFINSLVHTAITFHLPMCTNKYIDHIACETLAVVRLACVDTSSNKIAIMVSSIVLLMTPFFLVLLSYIQIISTILKIQSTEGRWKAFHTCASHLTMVVLCYGMAIFTYIQPHSRPSVLQEKLMSLFYAILTPMLNPIIYSLRNKEVKGAWQKLLGKFSGFASKLAAS, encoded by the coding sequence ATGGAAACCAACAATGAGACACAGATGCATGAATTCATCCTCCTTGGCCTTTCCGGTGACTGGGACACTCAAGTCTCCCTCTTTATCCTGTTCCTGCTGATGTACCTGGTGACAGTATTGGGGAACTTTCTCATCATTGTTCTGATCAGACTGGACAGTAGACTCCACACTCCCATGTATTTCTTTCTCACCAACCTGTCCCTGGTGGATGTGTCTTATGCCACAAGCATAGTCCCCCAGCTGCTGGCTCATTTTCTTGCCACGCAAAAATCAATTCCATTTTTGAGCTGTGCAGCccagttatttttttccctggGCTTGGGTGGGATTGAGTTCCTTCTGCTGGCagtgatggcctatgaccgctatgtggcagTGTGTGATCCTCTGAGGTATTCAGTCATCATGCATGCAGGACTATGCACATGGCTAGCCATCGCATCTTGGGTTAGTGGCTTTATCAACTCTCTTGTGCACACTGCCATTACGTTTCACCTACCCATGTGCACAAATAAGTATATTGATCACATAGCCTGTGAAACCCTTGCTGTGGTCAGATTGGCCTGTGTGGATACCTCATCTAATAAGATTGCAATCATGGTTTCTAGCATTGTCTTGCTTATGACACCCTTCTTCCTAGTTCTCCTGTCCTACATCCAGATTATCTCCACCATCCtaaagatacagtccacagaggGAAGGTGGaaagcctttcacacctgtgccTCTCACCTTACGATGGTTGTTCTGTGCTATGGCATGGCCATTTTCACTTACATCCAACCCCACTCCAGGCCCTCTGTCCTTCAGGAAAAGTTGATGTCTCTGTTCTATGCTATCTTGACACCCATGCTGAACCCCATTATTTACAGTTTAAGGAATAAAGAGGTTAAGGGGGCATGGCAGAAACTATTAGGGAAATTCTCTGGGTTTGCATCAAAATTAGCTGCTTCATGA
- the LOC116098086 gene encoding olfactory receptor-like protein OLF3 produces the protein MEQDNQTWVHEFILLGLSSDRDTQVSLFVLFLLMYLVTVLGNFLIIVLIRLDSRLHTPMYFFLTNLSLVDVSYATSIVPQLLAHFLTTHKSIPFLSCAAQLFFSLGLGGIEFLLLAVMAYDRYVAVCDPLRYSVIMHAGLCTRLVITSWVSGSINSLVHTAITFQLPMCTNKYIDHISCEILALVRLACVDISSNEIVIMISSIVLLMTPFLLVLLSYIQIISTILKIQSTEGRRKAFHTCASHLTVVALSYGTTIFTYIQPHSSPSVLQEKLISLFYAILMPMLNPMIYSLRNKEVKGAWQKLLGKFSGFTSKLTS, from the coding sequence ATGGAACAAGACAACCAGACATGGGTGCATGAATTCATCCTCCTTGGCCTTTCCAGTGACCGGGACACTCAAGTCTCCCTCTTCGTCCTGTTCCTGCTGATGTACCTGGTGACAGTATTGGGGAACTTTCTCATCATTGTTCTGATCAGACTGGACAGTAGACTCCACACTCCCATGTATTTCTTTCTCACCAACCTGTCCCTGGTGGATGTGTCTTATGCCACAAGCATAGTCCCCCAGCTGCTGGCTCATTTTCTTACCACGCACAAATCAATTCCATTTTTGAGCTGTGCAGCccagttatttttttccctggGCTTGGGTGGGATTGAGTTCCTTCTGCTGGCAGtaatggcctatgaccgctatgtggcagTGTGTGATCCTCTGAGGTATTCAGTCATCATGCATGCAGGACTATGCACAAGACTGGTCATTACATCATGGGTCAGTGGCTCCATCAACTCTCTTGTGCACACTGCCATCACCTTCCAACTGCCCATGTGCACAAATAAGTATATTGATCACATTTCCTGTGAAATTCTAGCTTTGGTCAGATTGGCCTGTGTGGACATTTCATCCAATGAGATTGTCATCATGATTTCTAGCATTGTCTTGCTTATGACACCTTTCCTTTTGGTTCTCTTGTCCTACATCCAAATCATCTCCACCATTCTGAAAATCCAGtcgacagagggaaggagaaaggcctTCCACACCTGTGCCTCCCACCTCACTGTAGTGGCACTATCCTATGGTACCACCATTTTTACTTACATCCAGCCCCACTCCAGCCCCTCAGTCCTTCAGGAGAAGTTGATTTCCCTTTTTTATGCCATATTGATGCCCATGCTGAACCCTATGATTTATAGTCTAAGAAATAAGGAGGTAAAAGGGGCTTGGCAGAAACTATTAGGAAAATTCTCTGGGTTCACATCAAAACTGACAAGTTGA